The sequence below is a genomic window from Cucumis melo cultivar AY chromosome 5, USDA_Cmelo_AY_1.0, whole genome shotgun sequence.
ATTATTGGCAGACCGACcagttttgtataaaattaaataataataataataataataaagaaaaaaggataAAATAGATATGAACTGTGCCTTTCCCAATATCAGTAACAAGAACTAATCTTCTCCATGCccttttttatttctaaattaaCGTTAAGTCAAAGGGAGATACTGAAAGCAAAAAACTTTTGAGAACATCATCGTAATATGATCAAAGAGACATCAGCTCATGAATTTATCATACCATGTAAACATATAAATATTGGTTACATGATCTCTTAAGAGATGAGTAAACATCACATGGTTATTTAGCTGTCAACCCGGGTTGACCAAATCGAGGCTCTCAATCATCTTGATCTTCATGAGCTGGATTTCTTTTGGCTTTCTATTCAAGTCGATCATCTGCATTTTAAACCGTGTAAACATAAGTGTAATCGTACTCCAAATTTGAGGgttttttcttataattttgCCTGCGTTTGGACTTTTTCAGACTCTAGCATTTTCTAACCCCAGTTGGGTAGATCAGTATTGTTGAAAGTGATCTGTTGTTTTGATCAAGCTCCCAAACTCTGGAATGTGCTAACTCTTAAAAATGCCCGAATGAAATGGTGAGCAACCATTCGTCGATCCATTTATAGATAAAGGGTTCTCAACAAGCACACACACAAAGATTCAACTTTGAATAACGAATTAATGAGCTTCTTTAGGCAATTGTAGTGCGGGGGCCCTCACCTCAACTAATGTTTCACCCACCATAAGAGTGCATAATCAATTAATATATACTAATACATATCTACTTAACACTAATACAAAATCTAAATAATGTCAAAACAATCTTAGCTCAGTAATAATTAGTATAACATTTCATCTTAGAGGTGGACGATTCTAAGACGAAATGTTATTATGAACTAAATATCTCATTTATCAAGTCTAAATCAAATACAagatttaataataaaaaatgatcTAAGAGGTACTAGTCCAACATAAGCGTAATTGATGTGATAATGACAATATTACTTCCAAGTCATTGTTTGTCAAAAATTTATAACATTTTGGATGTATGTCATCCGTGAGTCTCAACGTCAACTCAAATGCTATCAATAAAGAGAATACCTTGAATCAAACCATGTTTCGTTCAAATAAAAATGGTctaaaaatatctaaataatATAGAGGCTCTAAGTTTGAGTCTTCACAACTTTTAAGAGAAAATTGTGGTTCGCACATATAGATCGATGGGTTAACTCATCATTATAACTATAGAAAACATGACCACTTCGAATGATTATTGTCACCATGAAAATATCCATAATTAATCTTGTTATATACATATTGACCATGTCCATATTTGTAGAAACTCATCACCTCCATACGTGATAAAGAAGTGAGTCGTGGTCAATATGAGCATTATCATGGATAGATCTTCTAGGAATGAAAGGTTCTAACCATGGTTAGAATCTTATGCGACATGCATGACTTGAGATTCTTCAATAAAGGGGTTAATTCTTCAATGAGGTTTTTCCAAATTCAGTTTCTTTGAAAACAAAAGTTTTGGATTCCAAATTGAGAAAAATTGGAAATGGGAAGAGATGGCCAGCCTAATGAAAAATTTTGGAAtagtaaaaaggaaaaagtacaATGATACATATCGAGACAATTAGAGGACGTGTAGACAACGTCCACAATATTTCCAGGAATCTGGAAGATTGACTTGGCTTGGGTTAATCGCAATAATTAGAAAAGGAATCTAACTTGGCTGCGATTTAGAATAGTTGAGTAAGGTACCATCAATGCAATTCTGTTGAAGAAATGAGAAGCTTAAGAAGATTTTTTGACATTTTAAAGAAGGGCATGCAATCTCAAATTACAACATTCAACAACCTAATAAGTAGTTCAATATATCTGTATTAAATTCATAAAATAAGTTCTTCCAATACAGTGCTCCAGTCATATTCCATAACGCACTTCCTCACTAAGGGGCAAGCTAATCATGAAACTATTCCAGTAATCATTCAAAATACTGGTAAGCATTCAATGAACTTCCTCGTTAAGAAGCAAGCTAGCCATGAAACCATTCTAGTTAGTTATCATCTAAACTACAAAGCAATAAAGTCCAATGCCGACAAAAGATATGTTAGAAATACTGGGTTAAATTGAAGCCTGGGATCCATTTAGCATTTTCAAGAAAACAATTTTGTTCATACACTGCTGGATAAAGTTGTTTCTCTTTCTCAGGATTCCAAATGTCTGGTCAATTAAtctcaatcaattttacaatatcAGTATCAGTTGACTGAATAATATTTTTGACAAAAATAATCACCAATGATCTAGAATTGACAATTAGACAACTTTTCAGCCAACGACAAAACCACAAATGTGTGGGTACACTGATTTTAAAATCATATCCCAACCATTAAAACGTAAACCAGCTTACAGAGTAAGACATCTAGAACTTCTGCAATCTGCAAGACCTTTGGAAGCAGCCAGCTTCTGAATGTACGGTCAGAGTCGCTTGGCTAAATTTTAAAAGCATCTTCACTTGGTTGAACCAGAAACTGTTACGATGTTAGAAACTTCAGGGTGGCTATCGAAACAGAACTCAACCTCCAATCCATTAGATGTGATTTGTTGTTAGGAAAAGCGAAACATTTAAGGGTCACAAAGTCATGAAAATCTTCTTTTCTCACAAAACCAAAGGTCACAGATTCAATCTCACGTGTTGTATGCCACCAAACATATAAACTGCAATTACTACTGATTTGACATCCATATCCACTAGGAGTGAATCTACacgtttgtttttttttttttttttattattgaatcaACTAAAGCTTGCTAAGAGCCTCTGTTTGAGACGATATTGAAAATTAACATCTCTAATCCCATATTAAATTCTTGGTTTTGTTTGTTATTTCCTTATTCCACCCAAATGCATAATTAACTCTTGGTCTTCAAATTTCTTAAGATGTTTGATGATACTTTCAGCATAGTGAGGTTTTAAACGAATCCCTTTTTTAAGCATCAACCTTGCTAGTATTGCAGCATCCACAGAGTGGTCATGCTGATAAAGTCCAACTAAAAGAAGAGAATAAACATCAGCATCAATGTAACATAAATATCCATTCCTATCGACTTCGTAGCATAAGCTAAAACCATCTAGCACTCGCTCCTCTAAGCACAGTTCCCTGATCATGAGACTGCAAGCCACACCATCTGGCTTCACCCCGTTGGCTAACATGTTTCTAAATAGCTTCTCTGCCTCTGGAATCTTTTTCATCTTAACTAAAGATATCACAAGCGAGCTACAACAATCACCATATGAAGCACCGCCTCTTGCAACAACTCTATCAATCAACTTATAAGCCTCCTCCACGTGCCCATCTTTACAAAATTCCTTGACTAAATAGCCAACCGCAACACGATTTGGAGCATGACCATACTCTTCCATTCTGTCTAATACCTTCAATGCCTCCAGAAGGAAGCCTTGTTCACATAGACTCTGGATTATAGAAGTGTATGTGACAGTATTCGGACGGCAAGTTCCCCCTTGTTTTTCCATCTCCTCCAACATTTCCATTAGCTTATCCATAATTCTGAGCCGAACAGCGCCATTAACTAGCACAGAGTAAACCACTGTATTGGGTGCATATCCATTTTCCTTCATAGCCTTAAATAACCCATAAGCATCCTCCCAACGACCCACATCACAGAATCCTTTGATCATAGAAATATAAGTGATCATATTAGGATGTATGTCAACTGAATCCATCTCTTTCATCAACTCCATCGCCTTATCCATCTCACCCTTCTCAGTACATAACCTTATAACCAGATTATAAATTGTAGTGTCAGCACGCAAATGAAATTCAGACATTTTCCTTAAAATGGACAAAGCCTCTTTGGTAAGCTTAGCTTCTTTACACAAGTTTAAAATAATCTGAAATATCCTAATATCAACAAGGCAACCCTCCCTTCTATAATCTTCAATAACGTTAAAAAGCAAACATGGGCTTACATTAATTCCAATCAGTTCACAAGCTCTACTGTACATAAAAGAAGTATGCCTATAATTAGGCTGTCGACCAGCCCATATAAAAAATCTAAGACCCATTTGCGATAGTTCGGAGGAACATTTATATAATACTTCGTTGACACATCTAGAATCCAACTTGGTCTTGACAGTAGCAAGGGTTTTCTCCACATTACCATTGTTTTTCTCCAAATGGTCATAGAATAAATCGGAAGAAGAGAGTGTACTTAGGTGAAAGGTAGATAAGGTGGAGATGTTGAGAAGAATTGAAGATGATCGGGGGTAAGAGATTCGGAAGAGAGCCATTGATTTGATAGGGCAATTTCAGAGAAACAAAATGGTTTCTTTCTTTTACGAGAAGCAGCAGCTGCAAACGATTTAGATAAACTATTGAAAACATAGTCATTGTTCTTAAGaataagaaacaaacaaaaattgaaaaaaaaaacagttcaAAAAATCGAAGATTACCAAGAATTGATAGATACCAACGAAAGCAGAGTATGCAAGGGGATGCAAAAGAAGTGGGTTGTGGCGTGGGGCCGGCAAACGACAAGTTAGGTTGCCACCGACGGCAAGACCTGAAGACTGAAACGTGAGAGAGAGGGGCGGGGTCTCTCAATCCTCCCTCTGGATTGAAAAAAATCCATAAAAGAATATTTTAGATTAAttacattgtttttttttaaggtaTGTTAAAACAACGAAAACTATCGAATTGAgttactttttattttgatttggattCGATTgaattcttttatgtttttttcatGAGTCAGATTCTGGATGCATTTTTTTTTcactaatattttaaattttaatttatcttttaataagATTTCACATTTTCTAAGACTTTAATATAATTGATTTTCAAAAATATGCTGGAATTTATAActttaataattattgtaatAAATAATCTATTTATTATTAAGATATTATTTaatgtagatatatttttaatatagtatAAATTCTTAGCTAATGtggtaatattataattaattatttctatAAATTAATTGATTTCAATTTCATAATCAActcaaatttcatatattttccGACATCAACCATTTTATTTTCTCCAATCACTTTTTCTGTCTCATTCAAGCCTATCGGCCTATTCTGTTAGTTTAGATTTTGTTTACTTCTGTTTCTTTATCTCAAATAGTAGTATTAAAATCGATTTTGATTATGGTTTTAAAAGCCAAATGGTCCTTATAGCTAAGGCTTACTCTCTTGCTCGTTCATGTTTGATCCCTCGATTCCTTGCATATTACTCACTGCATATTATATACCTTCTAGTCatgttcttaattttttttgtttatcatatatacatttatataatattatataccATATATCATTCAGTATTATATACCATATACCATTCAATATTATATACCTTACCGTCGGTTCCGTgaacaatatatatttatataatataatatatctTATACCATTCAATATTTCGATCATGTTCTTAAAATTATTCTTGTTTCATTACGGCATATTCTTGTCATCTtgtacaaaatatttacacataAATGTTCCGTGAATAATATATACTATTATATACGACAAAGTAATCTATTTCTGTTATGTAATTTATTAGATATATACACCTGCATATATACAATAGCAAGCATGTAATGACATATAGTTCTATTATTTTTTGACATGTATGGCCAAAATTGTTATCTATTTTGATGGTTTTTTAAATGATTCCAACAATTACATTAGTTTTAGTATTTCCGAAATATTAGTGAATGAACTTATGTCTTTTAAAGATCTATACAATATCCTTAGATCCAAGTTAGGCAGTTATATTGATATACACATTTGTCTAGGTCCTATAGCATGACTTAAGTAGAATTTGGATATAACCAATAATAACGATGTTAAATGGGTTCACCATATAATAAGATCTAATTTTGAGCAACACAACGCTTATTGTTCATTCGGTTGGCCTTTTAGCTATTACTTTGGGTTTTTCGTCTTCTAGTTCATTCCAACTAGACATTCATTCAGACGGAGggtgttttttttaaaatatagatatGTCTAAGATAGATTCCACCTAATTTGAACTAAAAATACATGACATGTTTCAACCAAAACTTTGTTGAAACAGTCCTTGCAAGTCATTGCTATTAGAGACAACTTTTAATACGTTAAAGTTAAATCAAATAAGGAAGTGTTGATTTTGCAGTGCGTATTTGAAGACTGTTTATGGTCATTGCGTGCTTCTTGTTGTTTTCATGGGGGTAGGACATTATGGGTTCTTACTAGGAAAGTCTCAAAGTTTCTATCCATTAGAGAAATGGAATCGTGCGCCATCAAAAGTTCATATCACATTAATGTTCAATCATGATGCAGGCACACGTGTTTTGCCTATAAAAACCCCCTTCCACCCTTCTTCTTTCTCATTTGCAACCTTGCGAGCCTAAGCATCCCAAAGCTCTCTCGAATTCCCTTGCATTTTTTGGCGAGATTCCGAACAACTCTTCACATTCCTTCCCAACAACTTCAATGGCCTAGAAAAAGATCACGATGCCTTCTGAAGCCCACTCCCCATTAGTTAGAAGGAAGAGGCCTTTCACCTCTCTTTCCACTAGTCttggtggatccctcttgttcctgtttagtccccttcatttcggaagtggtttctatttctacatctgtttctttcGCGATCACGATTTCTAAAGAACAATCTGAGCACCCTGATAAAGCCAACGAAGCTGATGGAACATGTGATTTGATTGATGGGATGATGGAGATGATGAAGGAAAGCGAAAAGGGTTCTGAAGAGAGAAATTCTGTGAgaatggagagagaaaaaaatctTGAGAAATGAAAAGTGAGGGATTTTACTAAAAGAGAGATATTATAAGTATGTCAACAATAATGTCTGTTCAAAACCAATAACaatgatttatttttcttttttactttaattGTCAGTcgaaaaccaacattaaagatatGTGTCTTTTTTCAAGTTGTCTGACACTGTTCAATCATGTTTTATTTTTTGGCCTGACTTCAAAAgtcaaatttcttgtagtgagttTTTATTGATGAAAATTTTTGAATATGTCATTATTACAAAATATTCATCCAAATGTGATTTTGAAGACAAGAGAAGATAAGCAAATAAATTGCATAGTGCCATCCTAGGCAAGATGGCTACAAGATTTGTTGCATTCTTCACGCACATACCACCATCCTAGGCGCGATCGTTAGGCGACATGATATaataatgacaatatatttgtatcTTTAATACAAAATCTTTGACCTTTTCGTGTTATAAAAGGATCAAACATTTTATTACCATTTCACATTTAATTTTCAACGTTATATTTCCTTAACTACAAACGTTTCAACAATTAATTTTCCAATCAATAACCAATGTCTATTTTGGTCTCCTCACTCTATAAACTTATTTCATACTTCATTTTGTAgaaaagtgaaagaaaaaaaaaactgagaTTTTCAAGCAAAcaaaaaatgtttatttgagTGTTGAGATTTCAATTAGTTTCAATGCAAAACCAATTGAAAACACAACTATTTTATCCTAGGGACGATGAGGCAATCAAATGATCTGTTTGAACAAAGGAGCAGAGCCACGTAAAATACAACGCGTTTTGGAAGCAAAAGATGTTCTTCTTCCTCACCTTGAAGAAAGTTGTCGTTGTATGTTCCACTAAAAAACCAAAGGTTCCAGAAACCAATCCAACAGAGGAGCAAATCAACAATCTTATCACATGGACAGAGACAGACTTCATCTGTAGAATTTAATTCTAAATGATTATTACAGCATTATATAAACCGGGAAAAAAGTCTGGGACGCATTATAGAAAAAATATGACACTAAGGAAGCGAGATCCAAGAAATACGCAGTAAGTAGATACTTGTAGTATCAAATGACTAATGATAGATCTGGAGCCTCAATCACAAGAGATATAAAAGATTGCACATGAAATTATCAGTGAAGATATGTTACTTGATAATCAATTTcaagttgttattattattgataagTTCCTCCTATGTGGAAAGACTTTAAGAAAACTCTAAGgcacaaaacaaaaaagttcTCGCTTGAAAGCCTAATTACGCGTTTAAGGATGGAAGAGGAGGCAAAAAGACATGACCAAAAGGAGAAGGTGAACATGATTCTCAGAAAGTAGTCTACCATAGTTCTGAAACCAGACTTGAAGCCGAAAGGGAACAAAATGAAACGAGCTTCTAACAATCAAAAGAACACTCAAAATCCCCAATCCAGAAGTACGatacaaattattttttataactGTAATAAGCTGGACACTTAGCTAGAAATTGTAGAAACGAAAATTGTCTTGCTGCATAGGCGAACCTGGTAGAAGAGGATTTAATAGCTATAATTCCTGAGGTTAATGTGATTGAAGGGTTTGAAGGTTAATGGTTAGACATTGGTGCATCTCGCCATGTCTGTCACAACCTTAGcttatttagaaaatataatgagaTTAAGGATAAGAAATATCCTTCTAGGAGATCGTCAGACAACTAAGGTGGCCGACATTGGAGAAGTAGAACTGAAATTCACATCTGGCAAGACGCTTGTACTAAAGGAAATTCTGCACACTCCTAAAATTCAGAAGATTTTAGTCTCATGATATCTCCTTAACAAAGTCGGCTTCACTCAAATAATAGGATCATATCTCTTTACTTTAACCaaaaataatgtatttgtaGGAAAGAGTTATGCAACTAATGacatatttaagttaaatttGGAAATGAATAAGAAAATGTCTTATGCTTACATGATGTCTACTTTTAATATTTGGTATGCTAGACTTTTTCACGTTAATAAAAAACTAATTGGCAACCTGAGTAAGTTGAATCTTATTCCTAAGTTGTCTTTTGCACATGAATTTGAAAAATGTGCATGTTGTAGTCAAGCTAAGATAACAAAGACTTCGCATAAATCTGTAATTAGAGTAACCGAACCTTTAGAGTTAATTCATTCttatttatgtgaatttgataGCATGTTAACTAAGAATAGTAAAAGGTCTTTTATAACCTTTATAGATGACTGTTCCGACTTTACTTTTATTTACctacttaaaaataaaagtgatgtCTTTGACATGTTCAAGGTGTTTGTAACTGAAATAGAGAACCAATTTAATAAAAGAAGTAAAAGACTTCGTAGTAATAGAGGAACTAAATATGATTCAGTTGTCTTTAATGAGTTTGATAactcaaaagaaataaaacacaTTAAAAACTGCACCTTACTCTCCTAAAATGAATAGAAAAGTTGAAAGCAAGAATAGAACTCTAACTGAATTAGTAGTTTCTATCTTGCTTGATTCAAAAGCAGCACCATCTTGGTGGGGTCAAATAATCAAAACTATTAATTATGTCCTTAATAAGATTCCTAAGtcaaacaataaaaattcacCATACGAAGTCCTTAAGAATAAAACATCAAACCTGTCTTATCTTAGAACTTGGGGTTGTCTAGCCTACGTTAGAATACATGAtcctaaaagaagaaaactagCCTGTAGAGCCTATAAATGTGTCCTCATAGGATACGCTAAAAACAGTAAAGCTTACATGTTCTATGACTTAGAAAATAAGGTAATCATATAATCAAACgatgtagatatattttttagaggatagatttccttttaaatttaaaaatagtaggGGTATAAATAGTTAAACTAGAAGGGGGCTCAAGTTGAAGTAATCTACCTTCAGCTAGGATCCAAACCAAAGATAAGGAAGTAGATTTTGAACCTAGAAGAAGCAAAAGAGCGAGAACCATAAAATACTTTGTAGAAGACTTCGAAATGTACAACATAGAAGATCCAAAAGATCTAACAGAAGCCACAACCTCAGTAGATGTCGACCTATGATTTACAAGCCCTAATTGAACAGGATGAGAAACAGTGGAAGGTCGTTTGGAGGATGAAATGCCGAGGAATATTAGGTAGATATAGAACAAGATACAAAaaacatatttcaggacttattaaatgaagaacgtaatgagttgtaccccggttattctcaatttttctccttgaacttttttggttaagttgatgcacgtcaaggttctaaatggttggagtaataagtccttcgacatgttgttagaattcttaagagcagcgtttccaatgtgtaataTTATTATCCCTAGTTCAAGTTATGAAGccaaacgaaaacttcgtgacttgggcttgggatacgagactattcacgcgtgcaagtacGATTATGTATTGTACTAGAAAGAGTTTACCGATTTGCAatattgtcctacatgtggcgagactcgatacaaggttaatcataacaaaggaaaaaattttcgcataaggtattgcgccactttcTTAAGGTATCGAGATTACATCACTTGTATGTCTCGTAGGAAGCGTTCGCTAACGCGAGATGACATagggataaacgtgttgaaacaaatgatgtgttgagacatccaactgatgcggagggatggaagcactttgattgtgaatttcctTATTTTACTTCTGATCCACGGAACGTACGTCTGGGGTTAACTTCAGATGGATTTAATCCATTTGGTcatatgagtacctcgtacagtatgtggcctgttgtgttactttcttacaatttgccatcatggaaatgcatgaaagagacaaatttcttcatgtcattaCTCATACCTGGTCCTAGATCTCCTGGTAGGGAAATCaatgtgtatctccaaccattgattgaggaactgaAAGACTTATGGAATTTTGGGGTGCGTACGTATGAATCTCTTACCGGTTAGTTCTTTCAACAACatgcagccttgttgtggacaATTAATGACTTTCAGCCATATGATGACCTATCAGGGTAAAGTACAAGGGGTATTAAGCATGTCCcatatgcatgggtgatagatcaTCATTTgggatacgaggtagaatatctttcGTGGGACATCAACGCTATCTTCTAGAGAACCACGTGTGgtgtagaagtaggctacacggtggaaaggtagagcgtaagCCTTCTCTAGTGGTGATGAATGGGCATGAAATCTTATAACAGGTAAATCAGTTGGAAATTctagttatgagtaaacatcctttagtaaaggataagaaaagaaagagctCTTAATTTGacaaagagaagtattttttcgaacttccttactagttgagactactgttacgtcacaaacttgacgtAATGTATATTGAGAATAATGTTTGTAACAATTTGGTTGATACGTTGTTGAATATTGAAAACcaaggataccacgaatgctcggttggacctacaaaatctaaagataagaaaggatttacaccttatagaagttggtaactgattggtcaagccacacgcgagctacacgttgactaACAGGGAGCGagttgagttttgcaagttTCTGAAATCAGTGAAGTTTCTCGATgaatttgtttccaatatatcacAACGTGTGaataaaagagaaggaaaaatatCAAGTCTCAAAACGCA
It includes:
- the LOC103485755 gene encoding pentatricopeptide repeat-containing protein At5g47360 gives rise to the protein MALFRISYPRSSSILLNISTLSTFHLSTLSSSDLFYDHLEKNNGNVEKTLATVKTKLDSRCVNEVLYKCSSELSQMGLRFFIWAGRQPNYRHTSFMYSRACELIGINVSPCLLFNVIEDYRREGCLVDIRIFQIILNLCKEAKLTKEALSILRKMSEFHLRADTTIYNLVIRLCTEKGEMDKAMELMKEMDSVDIHPNMITYISMIKGFCDVGRWEDAYGLFKAMKENGYAPNTVVYSVLVNGAVRLRIMDKLMEMLEEMEKQGGTCRPNTVTYTSIIQSLCEQGFLLEALKVLDRMEEYGHAPNRVAVGYLVKEFCKDGHVEEAYKLIDRVVARGGASYGDCCSSLVISLVKMKKIPEAEKLFRNMLANGVKPDGVACSLMIRELCLEERVLDGFSLCYEVDRNGYLCYIDADVYSLLLVGLYQHDHSVDAAILARLMLKKGIRLKPHYAESIIKHLKKFEDQELIMHLGGIRK